GCGAGGCCATCGACCGGGTCACTGCCGCTGCGTCGGGCTATCCCGGCCGTGCGCGGGCATCCGATACTTCGAGGTACGACCGACTCAAGAACTGGCGCGCCCAGCGTCGCTAGGGTCCGATTCCGGGGTCCTGTGTTCCCGAAGCGGGGGTGCGGTTCGGACCTCTTGCGGTTCCAGATCGGTTCGTCTGCATGAGCAGTCGCGATGGACCAGCGCAACACCAACCTGGCCACTGCCCGGGAGATTTGGCCAAACATCACCCCGACCAGCGTCGCGTTGGTCCTTCGGGGGTTCATGCGGCTTTGAGTGGGCTGCCGTCGTAGGTCCGGCGATAGGGCTTGGCGTCGTGTTCGACTAGGCCAGGACGAAGGTGGCACTCGACGATGTCGGCGAAGGGAACCCCGCACCGCACGACATACTCCCGGCGGGTTACTCCGGTACCTCCCGGGGGCTACGAACGACACCAGAATGCTTACATCCATGGGCCGATTCGATACGGAGCCGCGGAATCTAGCGTCGATCCCATGAAACGCAATCGCCGTATCAGCGCCGTCGCGGCGCTGGCGCTCGCCGCCCTCGTCACCGGAACCGGCGCCGGGTTCGCCGCCACGACCACACCGTCGGCCACACCGGTGGCCACGCACGCGTTCGACACCGCACCGGCCACGGCCCCCGCGCCCACGCCGTCCTTCCACGGCACGCTCCCCGCGCCGACCGGCCCCTACGCCGCCGGCGAGGACATCATCCACCTCACCGACGCGAGCCGTCCCGACCCGTGGGTGCCGTCATCCGGCCCCCGCCAACTGACCGTCACGATGGTCTACCCGGCCGTCCCCGGGACCGGGACTCCGGCCCCCTACATGACCCTCGCCGAGGCAGCCGGACACATCCAGCAGGCGAAGATACCGGCGAGCTCCGGCATCACCCCACAGAACGTTTCCAGCGTCACCACTCACGCCTTCGACGGCGCTCGGCCGCAACACGGCAAGTATCCGCTGGTGCTCCTCTCACCCGGGTTCGGGGACCCGCGCATGGTGCTCACCTCGCTCGCGACCGACCTGGCCAGTCACGGCTACGTCGTCGCGCTCGTCGGCGACACCAACGGGGACAGCGGCGAGACGCTGGCGAACGGCCAGACGCCGCCGTGCGCGATCTGCGATGACCCGAACCTCGACATGGACACGGTCACCGCCAGCCGCGCGCTGGACGAGTCCTTCGTGATCGACCAGTTGACGCACGGCAATACCGCGTGGCGCCTGGCACACCTCATCGACAAGCACGAGATCGGCGTGGCCGGACACTCCATCGGCGGAGCGACGGCCGCCGCCACGATGATCGCCGACCCGCGAGTACGGGCCGGAGTGAACATGGACGGCAAGTTCTACCCGGTCCCGATGCCAGGCCAGATCAACCGGCCGTTCCTCATGCTGGGCGAGACCGACACCCACTTGGCCGGCGGCTCCGACACCACGTGGGAGCAGACCTGGGCCGCCCTCGGCGGCTACAAGAAGTGGCTGACGGTCACCGGCGCCAACCATCCCAGCTTCACTGACGTAGACCTGCTCGAGGAGCAGGCCGGGTTCCCGACGCCGCCCCTCGACCCCGAACGTGGAATCGTGATCACGCGTGAGTACGTGACAGCGTTCTTCGACCAGACGCTGAAGAACATCCACAGTCCGCTGCTGGACGGCCCCTCGCCGAACAATCCGGAGGTACTTTTCCAGCCCTAGTGCAGCGTCGCGTTGATCCTTCGGGCGTTCATGCGGCTTTGAGTGGGCTGCCGCCGTAGGTCCAGCGGTAGGGCTTGGCGTCGTGTTGGTCGTAGGCCAAGACGAAGGTGCCGATGGCCGCGGCCAGTTCGTCGCGGGAGGCGAACTGGACGTCCGGGCCTTTCTCGTACTCGGTCAGCGCCCGGTAGATGCTGTAGAGGCCGGAGGCTGGGGCTGTGCCCCTTGTGGCGGCCGGTGGGGATGAGCAGGTCTGGGGCTGGATCTCCTCGTCCGTCTCGCCGTTCGCGCGGCGGCGAACCACGGTGTGCGGCATGTCGTCGGTGACGACCGGCGGCCGGCCATCTCTTGCCGGTTCGGCAAGAGGAGTGGCATCACTGACGAGGGCGCAGCACCGTGTGCTGCATGAACACGGAAGAGATGCTGGAAGAGTTCGATGTCGTTGTCGTCGGCGGTGGAACCGCAGGTCTGTCGGGTGCGCTGACCCTGGCCCGGGCCAGGCGTTCGGTGTTGGTACTCGATTCCGGGCAACCACGCAATGCCCCCGCAGACGCGGCCCATGGCCTGTTGTCGCGTGACGGGGTGTCGCCACGGGATCTGCTGCGCACCGGTCGTATCGAAGTCGCCCGCTACGGAGGCACGCTGCTCCAGGAAGGCGCGAAGTCGGCACGCCGGACGGGCGGCAGGTTCGTCGTGGGCACGCAGAGCGGCCGTACCTTTCGTGCCCGCCGTCTGCTGGTGACGACGGGCCTGGTGGACGAGCTGCCGGAGGTGCCGGGGCTCTGGGCGCGGTGGGGGCGCGACGTGCTGCACTGCCCCTACTGCCACGGCTGGGAAGTGCGCGACAGGACGATCGGGGTGCTGGGCACCAGCGCCGCATCGGTGCACCAGGCGCTGCTGTTCCGCCAGTGGTCATCGCGTGTCACGCTGTTCCTTCACTCCGGCCCGGAGCCGAGTGAGGAGCAGTGGGAGCGCCTCGCGGCGCGCGGCATTGAGGTCGTGCAGGGTGAGGTGTCCGGCCTGGATGTCACGGACGACGCCCTGAGCGGTGTCCGGTTGGCCTCGGGCCTGCGTGTCCCCGTGGACGCGCTGGTGGTGGCGCCACGGTTCGTGGCGCGCGGCGAGATCCTGTCCGGCCTGGGAGTCGACCCGGTGGAGCACCCGATGGGTGTGGGCACCTATGTTCCCTCCGCGCCGGGCGGTGCGACCGAGGCTCCCGGGGTGTATGTGGCGGGCAACGTCACCGATTTGATGGGCGGTCTGCCCGCGGCGCAGGCGTCCGGTGTGGCGGCGGCCGCGGCGATCAACGCCGACCTGGTAAACGCCGACGCCGACGAGGCAGTGGCCCGTCGCCGGCCCGCCCAGGTTTTCAGCGCGGCCGATGAGGCGCTCGTGTGCGAGCGGGTCCTGGGCGATCGCCGGCACGGCCTGGATTCGATGCTGCCCTCCGAATCCGGCCGGTAACGGGAGGGCATGCGTCCGGGCGCGAGGGCGTCAGGAGGCGGGGCGGGCGCGCAGGTGGGCGCGTTCGCCCTGCTTGCCGAAGATGACCAGCAGCTCCACCGGCTGGTCGTTGTCGGTGCCCAGCCAGGGCGGGACGTGGGTGTCGAATTCCGCGACTTCCCCCGGCGCCATGACCAGGATGCGGTCGCCGAGGTGAAGGCGGAACCTGCCGTTGAGGACGTAGATCTATTCATAGCCCTCGTGCGTCCGGAGCTCGGGCTCGTCGGCGGTGGGGCTGATGACGAGTATGTGCGCGTGCATGCCGCCCGGCCTGCGGGTCAGCGGCACGTACGTCATACCGTCGCGCCTGACGGGGCGCAGATGAAGGCGGGGATCGCCCGTCTCCCTCTGGTCTGCCCAGCCGTGGGCGAGCGGGCCGCGCTCCAGCTCCTGCTCCAGCCTGGCGACCTGGGTCTCGCCGAGTTTCGACCAGCCCGGCGAGCCCTTCGACAGCAGCCCCGCCTCGCCTTGTTCGCGCCAGGCTCGGCGCCACCGCTCCACCGACCGCACGCTTACTCGCGGCGCTGCAGCGACCTCTGCGTTCTTGTGTCTGGTCTCGAAGCGTTCCACGGCCTGGAGCCGCAATTGCTCCCGCTTGCCCCTCTCGGCGTCGGTCAGCCTGCCGCCCTGCGCGTATCTCACGCTCCAGGATTACTGGGTGCCAGCAGGCGACGTTCCCCGAATGGCACGATCGTCACCCGGCCAACGTCAGTTCACTTGGGCGAGCTCCCACAGGCGCACCGTAGTCCCGTCCTTCGAGATCGTGTACCACCTGCCGCCCCCAGCTGCGCGCGCAGGCCCCGAGACTGGGACGGGGTAGGAGATCTCGCCAAGCAGGTCCATTCCCTTTACGTCGACCAGCCAGTGACGGACCGACCCATACTGGGCATCGCACTCGGAGGTGCCGGCAACGATGGTGTCCTCGTCCACGAACGCCGCTTCAAAATCCCAGTAGACCCTGTCCTTGCCCGTGTTCTGCGGGTGCGCCGGCACGGCGTCCGTGGCGTCCAGTTTCCGCGAGACCTTCGAGCTGTGCTCCAGCTGGTGGAGCGAGAGGGACCACTGTCCGACGGGAACAGTCAGGAGCCTCCGACCAGACGGGCTCACCGCGAGGAGGATCCGCTCGGTGCCAATCTGCTCGGCGGTCACCTGCTGCCCATCCCAGCGTCCCCACAACACGGGCGAGCCTTCTTCGCCCTCACCGAGGCTCAGCCCCATCTGCGAAGGGTCTGGGTGTGACGTGTGCTCGGAGCAGGAGGCCATGGTCCCGGTGTTCACACGTCCCACGGCCCTTCCGGCTACGGCGTCCAGGACCACCCACAGTTCCTGGTCGTCCTCCGTGTTCCCGTCGCTGGCCAGCGGTCCGCGGACGTGTGACCAGACGAGCTCGCCGTCCGCGCTGACGACGGCCGAACCGCTGTCCGCATAGAGGTGGTCCCTGTCGTCCGCGTACTCGTCGAACGACACATGCAGCAGAGGACAGCCGCCCCAGCAGCCATGCCGGACTTCCCACCGCGTCGCACCGGTCGCCTCCACCGACCGCACTGCATGAACGCCGGCGAACACCGCTGCATCCCGCTCCGGTGACACCGTCACCGTCCCAAAGCGGCGGGGCCAGGGCGCCGGGAACCGGATCTCAGCGCCTCGACCAGCATCAGGCTGATCAACATCGACAGCCACCACCTCAGCGTCATCACGCTGCACCAGGAGTGTGCGGTTCGGCCAGCACAGCACCTGCGGCGCCTCTGCCGACCCTGGGTCCAGTGGAGCAGCAACGGTGGCGATGAGACGAGCAGCGATACTCACGGCTTCTTCCAGCTACAAACGACGGACAACGCGAGGGCCTTACAGCCCAACCCTATGGGCAACGCCAACGCCGCCGAGCGGGACTCCGAGCCGCGTCACTGAGCTCGCCTCCCGCAGGCCGACATCACGCTTTCAAGTTCAGTAGCAGTCGGCATGGCTTGGATGCGGAGCCCCATGGGTCGGCCTGCTCTGCCGGTCCAGCCGCGGTTCGGGGAGGGTGGAGTGCGTGTAACGCGGTGTCTTCGAGGCCCGGCCGTGCCGTCTGGATCGGATTCCGATTGCTCCTTCGCGGCCAATTGCGCATCCTGCCGGGATGCGCTTCTCCATCAACATCCCCAACTTCGGTGACTTTGCCGACCCTCGTAACGTCGCGGCCGTGGCGGCTGCCGCCGAACAGGCCGGCTGGGACGGGCTCTTCGTCTGGGACCACGTACTGCACCGACAACACCAGGGGCGCCCCTTCGGAGACCCTTGGATGCTGCTGACAGCGGCCGCGCTGGCGACCTCGCGGATCCGGCTGGGCACCTTGCTGACGCCGGTCGCCCGTTATCGTCCGCAGCAACTTGCCCGCCAGGTGGCCACCCTGGACCATCTCAGCGGCGGCCGCGTGATCTTCGCAGCGGGCCTGGGCGGGCCGGTCGAGGACGAGTACCGCAGCTTCGGCGACACCGCTGACCCACAGCTCCTCGCCGAGCGGCTGGATGAAGGACTGGACTTGTTGAGGCGCTGGTGGTCCGGCGAGCCGGTGGACCACCATGGCCGGCACTACGACGTCCGGGACGTGACGCTGCTGCCCGCGACCGTGCAGCGGCCTGGTCCGCCGGTGTGGATCGGCGGGTTCTGGCCGCGCCGCCCGCCGATGCGGCGGGCAGCGCGGTGGGACGGCGCGGTGCCTCTTTTCGAGACGGCCCGGCATGGGCACGTGCCCGATGTGGCAGAGGTTCGGGATCTTGTGGGTTATGTGCGCAAGCACCGTATGGGCGGGGCCGAGCGGCCCTTCGAGTTCGTGCTCGGCGGTGCCACGCCCTCGGATGCCGTGAAGGCCAAGGACGTGATCGGTCCGCTGCGCGACGCCGGCGCCACCTGGTGGGACGAGCGGCAGGTCCAGACGGGCCCGGATCTGGACCGCCTGTCCCCGGTAATGCGCCGGATCGAGGCGGGGCCGCCGGTGATCTGATCAGCCTTTCGAGGGTGTGCCGGGTTTGTCGGTGGGATTCTTCGGCTGTTTGTTGGGCCGGTAACTGGGGCCGTTCTTGATGACCTGATGGCTGGCGTTGATCAGCCGGTCCAGCAGCGACTCGGCGATGACGGGATTGGGGAAGAGCGGCGATACTGCCGTGGGGCACGACGGAACGCAGAACGGGAAGAAGCGGGGCCCACGCCGACCGGACGCGCGGGTCAAGGTCCTTCGGGCTCATGGCCCATCGCCAGTAGTCCTCGGCGCGATTCGCTGACGGCTTGGTGGGCCAGCGTCCATAGCGCCCGGGTCTTCGGGGAATCCTCAATGAGATCTTCCACGCGTTCCCATTCACGCCGCAGCTTCGTGAACGCTTCGGTACGGCTTGCTTCCAACGCCCCGCACCCGCGCAGCACCTGTGCTGCTTTGACAACCCGGCGTTTGCCCGCGCGGCCGTCGCGCAGGCCGTTCCACAGTCGCGCCATGCGGGCCTGGGGGAGCAGGTCGACCGCGTGGGCCATCGGCATAGTGACCTTCCCGTTGAACAGGTCCTCTCCGGCCCGCTTGGTGGCGCTCCCCCCTCGTACGACGCCGTCCAGGTCCAGGACGTCGTCGATGATCTGGTAGGAGACCCCCACGGCCTCCCCGAACGCTCCGAGTGCGGCCTGCACGTCCTTGCCGGCGCCGGTGAGCAGCGCCGCGGTCTCCATACACGCACGTACCGGTGCGCCCGACTTCAACCGGTGGGTCAGCCGGACGAGATGCTGGACCTCACGGCCACAGCCGGCCGCCACCGCGGCGTCCATCTCCGCCTGGTGGCCTTCCAGATCCAGGCCCTGGCCGGCGTGGGCCGAGCGCAGCACACCCAGGCAGGTTTCGGTGACGGCGGCGCGCAGTGCGGCATCCTCGGGCAGCGTGGACCGAAGGGCATGGTCGAAGGTGAAGTAGGCGGCCGTACCGGCATTCAGGGCAGTGGCCTGCCCGAAGACGGCGTGTGAAGGTGCCCGGCCGCGCCGCAGAGTCGCCCCGTCCTGGACGTCGTCGACCATGAGCGAACCGGTGTGCATCAGTTCCATCGCCGCCGCGAGGGGCGCGTACCGGGCGACGTCGCCGCCGAGGAGGTCGATCGCGGCCAACAGCAACCGCGGGCGCAGCCGTGCGCCACCGGCCTCGACGAGATAGCGCACGGGCCGGACGAGCGCCTCGTGGAGGCGGCGATCCGCCCGCTCGGCGACATCTGTCGGCATGCTCCCCAACGTCGTCAGCGCACACAAACGTGCCGTCAAAGTTGCTTGCGGGCACGGGGCATACAGGTCGTCGAGCGCCCCTTGCACAAGCCTTGCCCACGGAGGCTCCATGCTGCCCGGCAACACGGCGGCCTCAGGCTCCTCCCTCCGCCCAGGACCCATCACAGGCACGGACATCGCACCGACGACGTTGCTCACCTTCGACCTTCCCGCTGTATGACCTGCGTGAGACGGCTGGGCGTTCCCGGAACTCGTCGAGCTCGGCCACGGGCGACCTGTCACCACAACGAGCACGCTCCTGGAAAGAAACGACCATGCTTTGTGCGGATCGTCATCGCTCACCAGATCAAGTGACGCCCCATGGGTCGCCGCCACGTTCTGCCCGGTCGTCCGTTGCAACTCGTATGACTTCTTTGCGTGAGGTGACATATGCCGGGGGGTGACTTCGTTCTGCGCGTGCGCAACGTGCACAAGAGATATGGACGACGCTCCGTGCTCCGGGGCGCGAGCCTTGATCTGTCCGCCGGCCAACTCGTGGGGATCGTCGGCGAGAACGGTGCGGGCAAGAGCACTCTGCTGCGGATCCTCGTCGGCGATCTGACGATGGACAGCGGAACGGTGGACCACAAGGGACGGGTGGGTTACTGCCCGCAGAAGACTGTCCTGCACGAGGCATTCACCGTCGACCAGCACCTGCGCTACTTCCAGGCCGCCTACGACCTGGACTGTGTCGATCGGGCGCTGGAACTGCTGGAGGCGCTCAACTTCACCGAGTACCGGCATCAGCGTGTTCACACCCTCAGCGGCGGCACCCGTCAGAAGCTGAATCTCACTCTCGCGCTCATGCACAATCCTCGGCTGCTGCTCCTGGACGAGCCCTACCAGGGCTTCGACTGGGAAACATATCTGCGGTTCTGGGAGGTCGCCCATGCGCTGAGGGAGAGCGGCTGTTCGGTCCTGGTGGTCTCTCACCTCGCCTACGACACCGACCGCCTCGATACCGTGTACCAGCTGACGGACGGAGCCTTGCTGCACACCGGCCGGCTTGCCGACAGCACGCGTGGGGGCGTGGCATGAGCCGGGTATGGCTGTGCTTCGTCACCGCGGTCCGCTTCGCCGTCCTTGCGCAGCTGCGCAATCGCCTGGCGCTGGCGCTGGTCGTCTTCTTCATCCCCCTGTGGCTCTCGCTCGCCTACACCGTGAGCGCCAAGACCGCGGTTCCCTTCTTCCTGCGCGCGGCCCACCGGACGATCACCGTGGACGGCAACATCCTCATTCAGCTCACAGGGGCGCTGCACTCCCTCGCGCTGATCATCGGTTTCATGATGTTCCTCGCCACCTCGCAGTCCGCGGAGTTCGACAGCCGCCTGGTGATGGCCGGCTACCCGCGCCTATGTCTGGTGGCGGCCAAGTACGCCACGCTCCTGCTGACCGCGGCCCCCGTCGTCCTCTACGCCACCTTCTGGGTCCGGGTGTTCTGGGCCCCCGAACGGCTGGAGCTGCTGGCTGCCGCTCTGTTCGTCGGCGGCCTCATCTACGGAGGGGCCGGCATCATGCTGGCCGCTGTCCTGCGCAGCGAACTCGCCGGGACCCTCCTGGTCATCATGGTCAGCTTCCTCGATGTGGGATTGCAGAACCCGATCGCCAACCCAGCGGCCGACAGTCCCGTGATTCGGCTCCTGCCCACCTACGGTGCCATGCAGTCCGCCACCAGCGCGGCACGCCTCGGCACGCTGCCCTGGACCTACCTCGCCCTAGGACTGTGCTGGGCCCTTGGCATGACGGCGATCGGCGTGACGACATTCGCCCTGCGAAACCGACACCGCTCCTTGGGTAACTCCCGGCCGGCTATCCCCTCTCCGCGCAGACGCCACGACGCGATCGAACCACTCCCCGAGACAGAACGTTCACGGTGAACAACAACAGCGCGCACTTCCACCCCACCACCGGGGCACCTGCACCGGCCCACTCACCCCAAGGTCCGACCCGGACAGCGGCCCCAGTCCCACCCACCGCGCCGGCACCGCGCCCCAGGCCACCCGTCTCAGAAACGGGCCCCCTGATGCGATTCCTGAACCAGATCGCCACCAGCCGCTGGGCCAGCGGCCCGATGCGAGCGATGGTGCCCTGGGACGCAGCACTACAGCTCCGTACCAAGGGACGCCTCAGCATCGGACGGGCAGTCGGCCTCCACTCGCTCCTGCTCACTACCACCGGTGCCCGCACCGGACAGCCCCGCCAGGTCCCGCTGTTCCACGTGCCGTGTGAGCACGGCTTCGCCGTCATCGGCTCGAACCTCGGCGGAAACAACCACCCTGCCTGGAGCAGCAACCTCCTCAAATACCCGTACGCCACCGTCGTCACCCGCGGGAAGCAGTTCCGTGTCCTCGCTCGTGAGACCCACGGCCTCGAACGTGAGGAGATCTGGCTGACGATCCTCACCGTTTCACCCGGCTACGCAGCCTACGACGCACGCTGCAGCCGGAACTTGCGGATCTTCGTCCTGCAACCCGTACCCGCATAAGGCGCGGCGACATCTCAGTCAGCGAGGCCCGCTTATGCCAAGCCGACTGGGAAGATCACGGCTGACTGGTGGCGCGGATCGCGAACCGGTGGGCGGTGAAATGGATGCCGGAGAGCGGCTCCTGGACGCCTGGGAGGGCGGTCCGGCACGGCAGCGGCAGGCGGCTGGGGGAGCGGGTCGCGGGCTGGCCGAGAACGGGGCCGTCAGGTCAGCGGCCCGTAGTGCCCCCAAGGGCATCCGGGCTCGCCCAGTGCGCACAGGACGTCTGGGTGCGCGGGATGGCCGGGGAATGTCTGCCTCTGCCCTGGTTCCTGTGTCGTGAACATGTGAGCTCACCACTCCCAAGCCCAGGGTCGCAGGCCGTCATGGACACCAGGTGGATGCCGCGTGAGAGAGACCGGAAGTCGCCCTGTATAAAAGGCCGTTCTGCGCTACGTTGCTGATCCTTTGACGTCTCGTCAAGCAGGGAGGCGGCGTGGAACAGCCCGAGGCTGCGGATCTCGCGCTGGGGCGGGCCATCGTGGCGCGGATAGCCCCCGAGGAGCTCCCCTACTTCGACGAGACCGCGGCGAGCCTGCCCCGCCGTACGCGCAGGCGTGGCGGGCGGCGTCCCAAGGAGGATCCGCTGGCGTTCGGCGGCGCCGCCGAACTGGTCGTCACCAGCATCGCCTGCGGGGTCGCTACCGAGGTGGTGAAGACGATGGGCGCGTCGGTGGGAAGCGGTCTGGTTGCCCGGCTCCGGCGGCTGCTGCCCCGCAGCCGCAGTGCGGAACCGGTGGCGCCCGATCCCGGCGGGCAAACATCGCTGCCCGCCCTCACCGAGGAGCGGATCGCCGATCTGGGGGCAGCCGCAGGACGCAGCGCCGTCCTCCTTGGTCTGCCGCCGGATCGCTCCGAGTTGCTCGCCGAAGTGGTCCGGGACCATCTGAGAGCAGCCCACCGGCCCAGCGCATGACGGCCCCCGGGGGTGCTACGCCGCCCTTGGAGGCCGTGCCGGCGCGCCGATCGCTGCCCTCGGGCACGCTCGTTGCATTCGTGCTGCTGATCTGCGCGGTGCTGTCGTTCCTGTCGGTCCTGCACCCCGGCTACGCCGACTTCATCGCCGGCGAACGGGGCGCCCCCGACCTCAACAGCTGCATCCGCAATGCGATACGGGAGGCCGGTGGGACGGGCGAATTCATCCAGTCCCATGCCCGGACGGGCTGCGACTCCAGTGGCGATCGCACCTCGCAGGGCATCCTCGTGTCGTATGTGATCCTCGCCGTAGCGACCGCTGTGCACTACCGCTTCCGGTCCGCCCGCCGTGCGCGGCGCCGCGGGGTACGGCTGCTGGACCCGGCGCGTTTGCCTGCCCTGCACGCGGAGACCGCCCGTCTGGCCGCCGGTGCCGAGCAGACTCGCGGAGTCACCTTCCTGGTGGACTTCCTCGACTCCGGGGTGAACGGCGTCACCTTCGGCCGCGTCGGCCACCGGCAGATCATCCTCAGCCGCGGCCTGATCCGCCTCCTCGACGGGGACGCTTCAGACCGTGCCGCCTTCCGCGCGGTCGTCCTCCACGAACTGGCTCACGTGCGCAACCGCGACGTCG
The nucleotide sequence above comes from Streptomyces sp. NBC_01431. Encoded proteins:
- a CDS encoding alpha/beta hydrolase family protein, translating into MKRNRRISAVAALALAALVTGTGAGFAATTTPSATPVATHAFDTAPATAPAPTPSFHGTLPAPTGPYAAGEDIIHLTDASRPDPWVPSSGPRQLTVTMVYPAVPGTGTPAPYMTLAEAAGHIQQAKIPASSGITPQNVSSVTTHAFDGARPQHGKYPLVLLSPGFGDPRMVLTSLATDLASHGYVVALVGDTNGDSGETLANGQTPPCAICDDPNLDMDTVTASRALDESFVIDQLTHGNTAWRLAHLIDKHEIGVAGHSIGGATAAATMIADPRVRAGVNMDGKFYPVPMPGQINRPFLMLGETDTHLAGGSDTTWEQTWAALGGYKKWLTVTGANHPSFTDVDLLEEQAGFPTPPLDPERGIVITREYVTAFFDQTLKNIHSPLLDGPSPNNPEVLFQP
- a CDS encoding ABC transporter permease, translating into MSRVWLCFVTAVRFAVLAQLRNRLALALVVFFIPLWLSLAYTVSAKTAVPFFLRAAHRTITVDGNILIQLTGALHSLALIIGFMMFLATSQSAEFDSRLVMAGYPRLCLVAAKYATLLLTAAPVVLYATFWVRVFWAPERLELLAAALFVGGLIYGGAGIMLAAVLRSELAGTLLVIMVSFLDVGLQNPIANPAADSPVIRLLPTYGAMQSATSAARLGTLPWTYLALGLCWALGMTAIGVTTFALRNRHRSLGNSRPAIPSPRRRHDAIEPLPETERSR
- a CDS encoding LLM class flavin-dependent oxidoreductase, with protein sequence MRFSINIPNFGDFADPRNVAAVAAAAEQAGWDGLFVWDHVLHRQHQGRPFGDPWMLLTAAALATSRIRLGTLLTPVARYRPQQLARQVATLDHLSGGRVIFAAGLGGPVEDEYRSFGDTADPQLLAERLDEGLDLLRRWWSGEPVDHHGRHYDVRDVTLLPATVQRPGPPVWIGGFWPRRPPMRRAARWDGAVPLFETARHGHVPDVAEVRDLVGYVRKHRMGGAERPFEFVLGGATPSDAVKAKDVIGPLRDAGATWWDERQVQTGPDLDRLSPVMRRIEAGPPVI
- a CDS encoding ABC transporter ATP-binding protein translates to MPGGDFVLRVRNVHKRYGRRSVLRGASLDLSAGQLVGIVGENGAGKSTLLRILVGDLTMDSGTVDHKGRVGYCPQKTVLHEAFTVDQHLRYFQAAYDLDCVDRALELLEALNFTEYRHQRVHTLSGGTRQKLNLTLALMHNPRLLLLDEPYQGFDWETYLRFWEVAHALRESGCSVLVVSHLAYDTDRLDTVYQLTDGALLHTGRLADSTRGGVA
- a CDS encoding nitroreductase family deazaflavin-dependent oxidoreductase; translated protein: MRFLNQIATSRWASGPMRAMVPWDAALQLRTKGRLSIGRAVGLHSLLLTTTGARTGQPRQVPLFHVPCEHGFAVIGSNLGGNNHPAWSSNLLKYPYATVVTRGKQFRVLARETHGLEREEIWLTILTVSPGYAAYDARCSRNLRIFVLQPVPA
- a CDS encoding polyprenyl synthetase family protein; translated protein: MPTDVAERADRRLHEALVRPVRYLVEAGGARLRPRLLLAAIDLLGGDVARYAPLAAAMELMHTGSLMVDDVQDGATLRRGRAPSHAVFGQATALNAGTAAYFTFDHALRSTLPEDAALRAAVTETCLGVLRSAHAGQGLDLEGHQAEMDAAVAAGCGREVQHLVRLTHRLKSGAPVRACMETAALLTGAGKDVQAALGAFGEAVGVSYQIIDDVLDLDGVVRGGSATKRAGEDLFNGKVTMPMAHAVDLLPQARMARLWNGLRDGRAGKRRVVKAAQVLRGCGALEASRTEAFTKLRREWERVEDLIEDSPKTRALWTLAHQAVSESRRGLLAMGHEPEGP
- a CDS encoding NAD(P)/FAD-dependent oxidoreductase, with the translated sequence MNTEEMLEEFDVVVVGGGTAGLSGALTLARARRSVLVLDSGQPRNAPADAAHGLLSRDGVSPRDLLRTGRIEVARYGGTLLQEGAKSARRTGGRFVVGTQSGRTFRARRLLVTTGLVDELPEVPGLWARWGRDVLHCPYCHGWEVRDRTIGVLGTSAASVHQALLFRQWSSRVTLFLHSGPEPSEEQWERLAARGIEVVQGEVSGLDVTDDALSGVRLASGLRVPVDALVVAPRFVARGEILSGLGVDPVEHPMGVGTYVPSAPGGATEAPGVYVAGNVTDLMGGLPAAQASGVAAAAAINADLVNADADEAVARRRPAQVFSAADEALVCERVLGDRRHGLDSMLPSESGR